A genomic segment from Micromonospora echinaurantiaca encodes:
- a CDS encoding phosphotransferase, whose amino-acid sequence MARPSVDLVPADTPAESLTHNTLNGVTGGIWRTCREGRPAVLKLLAPPGRPGPTHWAGSTDPGHWNYWRREVEAYRSGLAATAYPGLAAPAPLAIDDRPDGTVALWLTDVPGRPGTTCSAADLGEVAGRLGAGHARWLADPGRTGTNRTPGWLARDWLRDYTLSRPVPEPVPWEHPVAVAAWPASLRAGLRRLWQRRHAVLAATDRLPRTLCHHDVWPMNLVFADTGPVLLDWSGVGPGPIGEDAANLVLDTFLDGLVDVALLDEVAAIVLDGYRAGLGRAVDPATVTRAVRLTGAAKYVWLAPLMLTRLGGPTGQTYDRRDEAEMMAGRRPVLELLVRWAATGLD is encoded by the coding sequence GTGGCACGTCCATCGGTCGACCTGGTGCCCGCCGACACGCCGGCCGAGTCGCTGACCCACAACACTCTCAACGGGGTGACCGGCGGCATCTGGCGTACCTGCCGCGAGGGGCGGCCGGCCGTGCTGAAGCTGCTCGCCCCGCCCGGCCGGCCGGGCCCGACGCACTGGGCGGGCAGCACCGACCCGGGCCACTGGAACTACTGGCGGCGCGAGGTCGAGGCGTACCGCAGCGGGCTGGCCGCCACCGCGTACCCCGGACTGGCCGCTCCGGCGCCGCTCGCCATCGACGACCGGCCGGACGGGACGGTGGCGCTCTGGCTGACCGACGTGCCCGGCCGGCCCGGCACCACCTGCTCGGCCGCCGATCTCGGCGAGGTGGCCGGCCGGCTCGGCGCGGGGCACGCCCGCTGGCTGGCCGACCCGGGCCGCACCGGGACGAACCGGACGCCGGGCTGGCTGGCCCGGGACTGGCTGCGCGACTACACGCTCAGCCGGCCGGTGCCCGAACCGGTGCCGTGGGAGCACCCGGTGGCCGTCGCCGCCTGGCCGGCGTCGCTGCGGGCGGGCCTGCGCCGGCTCTGGCAGCGGCGGCACGCCGTGCTGGCCGCCACCGACCGGCTGCCGCGCACCCTCTGCCACCACGACGTGTGGCCGATGAACCTGGTCTTTGCCGACACCGGTCCGGTGCTGCTCGACTGGTCGGGGGTGGGGCCGGGCCCGATCGGCGAGGACGCGGCCAACCTGGTGCTGGACACGTTCCTCGACGGGCTGGTCGACGTCGCGCTGCTCGACGAGGTGGCGGCCATCGTGCTCGACGGGTACCGGGCCGGCCTGGGCCGCGCGGTCGACCCGGCGACGGTCACCCGCGCGGTCCGGCTCACCGGGGCGGCCAAGTACGTCTGGCTGGCCCCGTTGATGCTCACCCGGCTGGGCGGCCCGACCGGGCAGACCTACGACCGGCGCGACGAGGCCGAGATGATGGCCGGTCGCCGTCCGGTGCTGGAGCTGCTGGTCCGCTGGGCCGCCACCGGGCTCGACTGA